The Candidatus Binatia bacterium nucleotide sequence GCCGAGTTGTTCCAGAGCCTCCCTCACCTGACGCGCCTGGCGTTCGAGTTGCCGGTAGATGCGCGCGTTGTCCAGAGCCAGCCCGGCCACCAGGGCAAGTATCTGCAGCAACTGAACCCTCTGCTCGCTGATCGGCTCGCGGGAGAATGCGTTGTCCGCGACGATCAATCCCACCGCGCGGTCCTTGGCGAGCAGGGGCACGCAGACGACTTCGGTGCCCGCAAACACGGCGCGCAGCCGCGGCGGAATGTCCCCCAACGTCGCCGGGTCGAGGATCCTCACTACCCGCCGGTCGCGATACGCCTGCAGCAACGGGTTGCCGGCGTCGGCGGGAGGCAACAGCACCATCTTCAGCCCCTCGACCTGCGACTGGAATCCTGTCTTGACCCCCTCTGCCGGCGCCTTGCGGAGCAGCTCTTCGATCGACATCGACTCGCTGGCCAGGCGCGCCCAGGTAGCGTGCGCCTCTTCCCGGGTCGCCGGACCGATGGCCATCGCCGCCATCAGCTCCGTGTCGCCTTCGTCCGCCAGGAACAACACCGCGCGATTGAAGCCGAGGCCCGGCCCCGCCGTCACACAGGTCAGGATCGCGTGCAGCAAACCGCGGATATCGACGGCCCCGTTAGCAACGTCCACGAGCAAGAGCCCTCTCCCTGCCGTGCCTTACACATTTCACCGGCGGTGTGAAGTGGCGTGGCAGCACCTTCCAAAAAGGTGTAGTCCTCCGGGTAGACGATTCCCGGTTTTGGGAGTCGGAAATCCGGCCCCATCCAGGGCTTCCCGGACAAACCATCGACCTCCGCATGGCCCGCTTGTTGAATAAGGAACCTTCGACCGTAACGATCACAAACATTAGCCGTCGCGGGTCGTGCGACGGAGAGGTGGGCGACCGGCGTTGGCGGTAGCTCCCCCGGAACACCCACCGATTGGACGGAAAGGGCTCGGTAATATGGGCGCAGGGATCGACAAGGAAACCCTCGATGCGACGCTCGCGGCGCTGCACGAATTCGCTGCCCGTAACCTCGCCGACGCGACGTTGCTCGATCTCGATCGCCGGGACGAGTTCCCCGAAGCGATCGTCCGCGACATGTGCGGGGCCGGACTCGGTATCCAGCTCTTCTTCATTCCCGAAGAGTACCACGGCATGGGCGGTGGCGTCTTCGATCTCTACCGCATCTGCGAAGCCATGGGTCACCTCGACGTCGGCGTCGCCACCGGGGTGCTGGCCACCTTCCTCGGCAGCGACCCGATCGTCGTCGGCGGCACCCCGGAACAGAAAACGAAGTACATGACCCGCATCGCCGACGAGGGTATCCTCATGGCCTACGGCGCTACCGAACCGCAGGCCGGCAGCGATCTGGCCGCCCTGCGGACTACGGCCGTCCCGGTCGAAGAGAACGGCAAGGTCGTCGGTTACCGGATCGGCGGGGCGAAGCAGTGGATCAGCAACGGCGGCGTCGCCGACGTCTACACCATTCTCGCCAACGCCCCGGGTGGCCCTAGTTGGTTCATTGTCGAACGCGGCACGCCGGGTCTGAGCGCCGGCAAACCCGAGGACAAGCACGGTATCCGCCTCAGCAACACGGCGGCCCTGTCCCTCGACGAAGTCTACGTGCCGGCGGAAAACCTCGTCGGCGGCGTCGAAGGACAAGGTCTCGCCCAGGCCCAGGCCGTGTTCGGCTATACGCGGCTCATGGTGGCCGGGTTCGGCCTCGGCGCCGGCTGGGCGGCTCTCGACCGCGCCGTCCCGTACTCGACCACGCGCATTCAGGGCGGCAGCCCGCTTTCCGAAAAGCCGGGGTACACGCACAAGCTCATTGTCGCCAACGTCATCCGGCTCGAAGCCGCCCGTGCCTACATGGAATACGTGGCGCGGCGGCTCGACGAGGGCGACCAGATGCTCAACACCGAGGGCGCTATCGCCAAGTACATGGCCACCGAGGCCGGCAACCGCGCCGCCGAAGCCAGCATCCAGGCCCTCGGCGGCTACGGCTACACCAGGGAATACATGGTCGAGAAGATCAAACGCGATGTGCGCATCACGACGATCTACGAAGGCACCTCCGAGATTATGGAGATGACCATCAGTCGCGATCGCTGGCAGGCGCACCTCAAGACCCGCGGCCAGCACTATCACGAGGCCGCCCGTGGTCTTGAAGCCATCCGTTCCGAACACCCGAACACCGGCTGCGACGTCGCCGCCCTCGCACTGCACGCCCTGGCCGAGGTCCTCGAACGCTGCCGCATCGGGCGCCTCACCCGCCATCAACACGTCCTCTTCCGCATCGGCGAACTCGTCGCCTTCGCCGAATGTGCAGAGCAAATGGCGCGCCGCGCCGTGGGTGCCGCGGCCGGCACCTTGAATCCGAAAACCGACACCCGGTTCGATCCCGCAGGTATCGCGGCGATCAGCCGCTGCTTCGCCCGCGAGGCCGCGGCGAAGATCGCCCGGGACGGCCTCGGACTTGCCGTCGGCGGCGGGGCCGTCGCCGACGCCGAGGTCCCGGCCTTCGAAGCCGCACTGGGACTGCCCGCCATTCACCGGGCCCAGGCCGGCTTGCTGGCCGACATGGACGCGATCGCCGACCTGGTCTACGGGCGCGGCGGCGGCGCGAGCGCCGCGGCATGAACCGAGGACCGAACGAGCGACGAGATCCCCTACAGGAGCAGCAATGGAAGACACTGCAGATCGCGCCATCGCCATCGTCGGCGTGGGCGCTATCCTGCCCGATGCGCCGAACGCTTCCGTATTCTGGGAAAACCTCCGCACCGGACGCTACAGCATTACCGACGTGAGTCCCGAGCGCTGGGACCCGGCGCTGTACTACGACCCCGATCCGAAGGCGCCCGACAAGACGTACTCGAAAATCGGCGGCTGGGTGCGGGCGTGGGAATGGAATCCCTTGCAGTGGGGTTTGCCCATTCCGCCCAGGGTCAGCGAAGCCATGGACGACGGCCAGAAGTGGGCCGTCGCATGCACCCGCGAAACCCTCGCCGACTACGGACATCCGCAACGACCGCTCGACCTCGACCGCACCGCCGTCATCATCGGCAACGCCATGGCCGGCGAAAAGCACTACCTGACGGCGATGCGGGTCTATTTTCCGGAGTTCGCCCGCGAACTCGAACAGGCCCCCAGTTTCTCCGCCCTGCCGGCCGCCGTGCAAGCCGCCATCGCCGCCGAAGCGCACGCCCGCTTCGACGCCAGGCTGCCGGAAATAACCGAGGACACCATGCCCGGCGAGCTGTCGAACTGCATCGCCGGCCGGCTGGCCAATCTGTTCAACTTCCGCGGTCCCAACTTCGTCGTCGACGCCGCCTGCGCCTCGGCGATGGCCGCCGTCAATGCCGCCGTCGAGGGTCTGGTCGAGCACGAGTTCGACGCCGCCGTCTGTGGCGGCATCGACCGGAACATGGGCGCCTCGTCGTTCATCAAGTTCTGCAAGATCGGCGCTCTGTCCGCCACCGGCACGCGTCCCTACGCGGAGGGCGCCGACGGTTTCGTCATGGGCGAAGGCGCCGCCATCTTCCTGCTCAAGCGCCTCGTCGATGCCGAACGCAGCGGCGACAAGATCTACGCTCTTATCCGCGGCGTCGGCGGCGCGAGCGACGGCAAGGGCAAGGGCATCACGGCGCCCAACCCGGTCGGCCAGCGCCTCGCCGTCGAACGCGCCTGGCGCAACGCCGGAGTTCCGCCGGCCTCCTGTACGTACGTCGAGGGGCACGGCACCTCGACCCGCGTCGGCGACGTCGTCGAGGTCGAAAGCCTGACGCTGGGCTTCGGCGAAACCAACCGCGCCCCGGGATCGATCGCCCTCGGCTCGGTGAAGTCCAACATCGGCCATCTGAAGGCCGCCGCCGGCGCCGCCGGTCTCCTGAAAGCCGCGCTTGCTACCCATCACAAGCTGCTGCCGCCCAGTCTCAACTTCGGGCGTCCCAACCCGAACATCGACTTCAGCCACAGCCCGTTCGCGGTCAACACCACGCTGCGCCCGTGGGAGATCGAGAGGGGCGGTGTCCGCCGCGCCGGAGTCAGCGCTTTCGGTTTCGGCGGCACTAATTTCCACATCGTCCTCGAAGAGCACGTGCCCGGTGCTCTGACGGCGGGCGAGGGCAAACGCACGAGTGTGAGCGTACCGTCGGGTTACGTGGCCGGCGCCGTTCGCGATCAGGCTCCGAAGGCGCCGTTGCGCGGCGCCCTGGTCATCGGTGGCGCGGATACCGGCGAACTGCTCCGGCGTCTGGAGGCGGTGCAGAAGGCGGCGGCCGCCGGCAATGCGCCGGCGCCGGCAGCGCCCGCGGAAACCGACCTGCACGCCCCGGAGCGAATTGCCATCGATTACGGCGATGCCGCCGAGCTTGCGGACAAGGCCGCCAGGGCAGTCAAGGCGTTCGCCGCCAACAATCCCGGCATGTGGAAAGCGCTGCGGGCGCAGGGGATCTTCCGCGGCCGGGGCCCGGCGCCGAAGGTGGCGTTCCTCTACACCGGCCAGGGCTCGCAGTACGCCAACATGTTGCGGGACCTGCGCGCCGTCGAACCCGTCGTCGAAGAGGTCTTCACCCGCGCCGACCGGGTGATGACACCGCTGCTCGCCGGCAAACCGCTCAGCGGCTTCATCTTCGTCGATCCCGACGACCCACGGGCGATAGCCGGCGCCGAGGACAGCCTGAGGCAGACGGCGATCACGCAGCCCGCCGTGCTCGCCGTCGACCACGCTCTCACCAAATTGCTCGCGGCTTACGGCATCAAGCCGGACATGGTCATGGGCCACAGCCTCGGCGAGTACGGGGCGCTGATCGCTGCCGGCGCCCTGCCGTTCGACGATGCCCTCGAAGCCGTGAGCGCTCGCGGTCGCGAGATGACGAAGCTGTCCGTCGACGACAACGGCCTCATGGCCGCGGTGTTCGGCCCGCTGCCCGAGGTCGAACGTATGCTCAAGGAGATCGACGGGTACGTCGTCATCGCCAACGTCAACAGCAACAGTCAGTCCGTCATCGGCGGCGCCACGCCCGCCGTGCAGGCCGCCATCGAGAAGTTCACCGCCGCCGGTTTCAACGCCGTGCCGCTACCGGTCAGCCATGCCTTCCACACGCGCATCGTCGCGTTGGCCAGCGAGCCGTTGCGGGCCACGCTGAGAAGACTGCGTCTGGCTCCGCCGGCGCTGCCGATCGTCGCCAATGTCACCGGCGAGTTTTACCCGATGGGTTCGAACGTGGTGCCGCAGATGCTGGACCTGCTGGCCGAGCAGGTCGCCGCCCCGGTGCAGTTCGTGAAGGGCCTGCAGACTCTCTACGACGCCGGCGCTCGCTGCTTCGTCGAAGTCGGCCCGAAGAAGGCTCTCCAGGGCTTCGTCGACGACGTTCTCGGCGACCGGCCCGAGGTCGCCTCGCTGTTCTGCAACCATCCGAAACTCGGCGACCTCGTGGCCTTCAATCAGGCCCTCTGCGGCCTGTACGCCGCCGGTTTCGGCATCGGTGCGACCGCAGAGATCGCCGCCGCCGCGCGGCCGGTTGCCGCCGTCCCGCCGGTGGCAGCGAAGCTGCCCGTGACGGCGGCCCCGCTGCCTGTGCACCCGAGTGTCGCCGCCCCGGCGCCGGCCCCCCGGCTCCCGGCGCTCGGCGCAGAGCGCTACTCCGAACTCGGCAAGTTGTTCGCCGAATTCCTCGAGCGCGGCATGCAGATCTACGGCGGCCGGGGGCAGGCCGCCCGCGGCCTCGCCGCGGACGAACCCGTGGCGGTCACCGGCGCGGCCCTCGGTCT carries:
- a CDS encoding acyl-CoA dehydrogenase family protein, which produces MGAGIDKETLDATLAALHEFAARNLADATLLDLDRRDEFPEAIVRDMCGAGLGIQLFFIPEEYHGMGGGVFDLYRICEAMGHLDVGVATGVLATFLGSDPIVVGGTPEQKTKYMTRIADEGILMAYGATEPQAGSDLAALRTTAVPVEENGKVVGYRIGGAKQWISNGGVADVYTILANAPGGPSWFIVERGTPGLSAGKPEDKHGIRLSNTAALSLDEVYVPAENLVGGVEGQGLAQAQAVFGYTRLMVAGFGLGAGWAALDRAVPYSTTRIQGGSPLSEKPGYTHKLIVANVIRLEAARAYMEYVARRLDEGDQMLNTEGAIAKYMATEAGNRAAEASIQALGGYGYTREYMVEKIKRDVRITTIYEGTSEIMEMTISRDRWQAHLKTRGQHYHEAARGLEAIRSEHPNTGCDVAALALHALAEVLERCRIGRLTRHQHVLFRIGELVAFAECAEQMARRAVGAAAGTLNPKTDTRFDPAGIAAISRCFAREAAAKIARDGLGLAVGGGAVADAEVPAFEAALGLPAIHRAQAGLLADMDAIADLVYGRGGGASAAA